One window of the Cryptomeria japonica chromosome 7, Sugi_1.0, whole genome shotgun sequence genome contains the following:
- the LOC131041827 gene encoding clathrin heavy chain 1, whose translation MAAASAPITMKEALTLPSLGINPQFITFTHVTMESDKYICVRETAPANSVVIIDTNNPVPVMRRPITADSALMNPNSRILALKAQIPGTTQDHLQIFNIEMKAKVKSFQMPEQVVFWKWITPKMLGLVTQSSVYHWSLEGDSEPVRMFERTANLTGNQIINYRCDPTEKWLVLIGIAPGAPERPQLVKGNMQLFSVEQQRSQALEAHAAAFATFKVAGNENPSILISFASKTITGGQLTSKLHVIELGAQPGKPGFTKKQADLFFPPDFADDFPVSMQISHKYSLIYVITKLGLLFVYDLETATAVYRNRISPDPIFLTSEATAVGGFFAVNRRGQVLLATVNEATIVSFVSGQLNNLELAVNLAKRGNLPGAENLVVQRFQELFSQMKYKEAAELAAESPQGILRTPDTVAKFQSVPVQPGQTPPLLQYFGTLLTKGKLNAFESLELSRLVVNQNKKNLLENWLAEDKLECSEELGDLVKTVDNDLALKIYIKARATPKVVAAFAERREFDKILIYSKQVGYTPDYLFLLQTILRSDPQGAVNFALMMSQMEGGCPVDYNVITDLFLQRNMIREATSFLLDVLKPNLPEHAHLQTKVLEINLVTFPNVADAILANGIFSHYDRPRIAQLCEKAGLYMRALQHYTELPDIKRVIVNTHAIEPQALVEFFGTLSREWALECMKDLLLVNLRGNLQIIVQAAKEYSEQLGADSCIKLFEQFKSYEGLYFFLGAYLSSSEDPDIHFKYIEAAAKTGQIKEVERVTRESNFYDAEKTKNFLMEARLPDARPLINVCDRFGFVPDLTHYLYSNNMLRYIEGYVQKVNPSNAPLVVGQLLDDDCPEDFIKGLILSVRSLLPVEPLVEECEKRNRLRLLTQFLEHLVSEGSQDVHVHNALGKIIIDTNNNPEHFLTTNPYYDSRVVGKYCEKRDPTLAVVAYRRGQCDEELINVTNKNSLFKLQARYVVERMEPELWEKVLNPENPFRRQLIDQVVSTALPESKNPDQVSATVKAFMTADLPHELIELLEKIVLQNSAFSGNPNLQNLLILTAIKADKSRVMDYINRLDNFDGPAVGEIAVGAELYEEAFAIFKKFNLNVQAVNVLLDNIRSIERAVEFASRVEEDAVWSQVAKAQLREGMVSDAIESFIRADDATEFLDVIRAAELANVYHDLVKYLLMVRKKIKEPKVDSELIYAYAKIDRLGEIEEFILTPNVANLQSVGDRLFDEALYEAAKIIFTFISNWAKLASTLVKLGQFQGAVDAARKANSSKTWKEVCFACVDAEEFRLAQICGLNIIIQVDDLEEVSDYYQNRGRFDELISLMESGLGLERAHMGIFTELGILYARYRPDKLMEHIKLFSTRLNIPRVIRVCDEQQHWKELTYLYIQDDEYDNAATTIMNHSPEAWDHMQFKDVVVKVANVELYYKAVHFYLQEHPDLINDLLNVLALKVDHTRVVDIMRKAGHLRLVKPYMVAVQSNNVAAVNEALNEIYVEEEDYDRLRESIDMHDNFDQIGLAQRVEKHELLEFRRIAAFIYKKAGRWRQSVALSKKDNLYKDAMETSSQSGDRELAEELLVYFVEQGKKECFASCLFICYDLIRPDVALELAWMNNMIDFVFPYLLQFIREYTTKVDELVKDKLEAAQEEKSKEKEEKDLVAQQNMYAQLLPLALPAPPMPGMGVGMGGGFQPGMGGMGMPPMPAYGMPPMGGY comes from the exons TTGCCAAGCCTTGGGATAAATCCTCAGTTTATTACATTCACTCACGTTACAATGGAATCGGACAAGTACATTTGTGTACGGGAAACTGCTCCTGCAAACAGTGTTGTGATCATTGACACGAATAATCCTGTGCCTGTGATGAGGAGACCTATTACAGCAGATTCAGCGCTAATGAATCCCAACAGTAGAATTCTCGCATTGAAAG CTCAAATACCAGGCACCACTCAGGATCATCTACAGATATTTAACATTGAGATGAAGGCAAAGGTGAAATCGTTTCAGATGCCTGAACAG GTTGTCTTTTGGAAATGGATCACACCAAAGATGTTGGGTCTTGTTACACAGAGTTCAGTGTATCATTGGTCATTGGAAG GTGATTCTGAACCTGTACGAATGTTTGAGCGAACGGCCAATTTAACAGGCAACCAGATAATAAATTATCGATGTGATCCCACCGAAAAGTGGCTTGTTTTGATTGGAATTGCTCCAGGAGCACCTGAG AGGCCACAACTTGTCAAGGGGAACATGCAGTTGTTTTCTGTAGAGCAGCAGCGAAGTCAAGCTCTAGAAGCTCATGCAgctgcatttgcaacatttaag GTTGCAGGCAATGAAAATCCTTCCATCCTTATTTCCTTCGCTTCTAAAACAATCACTGGAGGGCAGCTCACTTCAAAGCTACACGTGATTGAGCTTGGTGCACAGCCAG GTAAGCCAGGGTTCACAAAGAAACAGGCGGATCTGTTCTTCCCACCAGATTTTGCAGATGATTTTCCAGTATCCATGCAG ATATCACACAAGTACAGTCTGATATATGTCATTACAAAGCTGGGACTTCTATTTGTTTATGATTTAGAAACAGCAACAGCAGTTTACAGGAATCGGATCAGTCCCGATCCAATCTTTTTAACATCTGAAGCAACTGCAGTTGGTGGGTTCTTTGCTGTCAATCGGAGGGGGCAAGTGTTGCTGGCAACTGTCAATGAAGCTACAATTGTATCTTTTGTTAGTGGACAG CTCAACAATCTTGAGCTTGCTGTGAATCTTGCTAAAAGAGGAAACCTTCCTGGGGCTGAAAATCTG GTTGTCCAGCGATTCCAAGAGTTGTTTTCTCAGATGAAGTATAAAGAAGCGGCAGAACTTGCTGCAGAATCTCCTCAAGGCATTCTTCGTACGCCAGACACTGTAGCAAAGTTCCAG AGTGTTCCAGTACAACCAGGGCAAACACCACCTCTTCTGCAGTATTTTGGTACTCTACTGACAAAGGGAAAGTTAAATGCTTTTGAGTCTCTTGAACTCTCACGATTAGTTGTAAACCAGAATAAAAAGAACCTTTTGGAGAATTGGCTTGCTGAGGACAAATTGGAGTGTAGTGAGGAATTGGGGGATCTTGTGAAG ACCGTGGACAATGACCTTGCACTAAAAATTTACATTAAAGCAAGGGCTACCCCCAAAGTAGTTGCAGCTTTTGCTGAGAGAAGGGAATTCGACAAAATACTTATTTACTCTAAACAG GTTGGGTACACTCCTGATTACCTGTTCCTCCTCCAGACAATTTTGCGCTCTGACCCCCAG GGCGCTGTAAATTTTGCACTGATGATGTCTCAAATGGAAGGTGGTTGTCCAGTTGACTACAATGTCATCACAGATCTCTTTCTTCAG CGTAACATGATCCGTGAAGCAACATCCTTTTTATTGGATGTTTTGAAGCCTAATTTGCCAGAACATGCACATCTTCAAACTAAG GTTCTTGAGATTAATTTGGTCACTTTCCCCAATGTAGCTGATGCTATCTTGGCAAATGGAATTTTCAGTCACTATGATCGTCCTCGTATTGCACAATTGTGTGAGAAAGCTGGTTTATATATGCGTGCACTTCAG CACTATACAGAGTTGCCCGATATCAAACGTGTCATTGTCAACACCCATGCTATTGAGCCACAG GCTCTCGTTGAGTTCTTTGGGACCCTTTCTAGAGAATGGGCGTTGGAGTGCATGAAAGATCTCCTCCTTGTCAACCTGAGGGGAAATCTCCAAATCATTGTCCAG GCTGCCAAGGAATATTCTGAACAATTGGGTGCAGATTCATGCATCAAGCTCTTTGAACAGTTCAAGTCTTATGAAGGGCTCTATTTCTTCTTGGGTGCATATTTGAGCTCCAG TGAGGATCCCGACATTCACTTCAAATACATCGAAGCAGCGGCCAAAACTGGACAAATCAAGGAGGTGGAACGTGTAACCAGAGAGTCTAACTTCTATGATGCTGAAAAGACAAAGAACTTTCTTATGGAAGCAAGACTTCCAGATGCTCGTCCACTGATAAATGTTTGTGATCGGTTTGGATTTGTACCAGATCTTACCCATTACTTATATTCAAACAATATGCTGCGATATATTGAAGGCTATGTCCAAAAG GTAAATCCAAGCAATGCTCCTTTAGTTGTTGGTCAGCTGCTTGATGATGATTGTCCGGAGGACTTCATCAAAGGTCTTATTCTGTCTGTTCGTTCTCTCCTTCCTGTTGAACCACTTGTCGAAGAATGCGAGAAAAG GAACCGGCTTCGATTGCTGACACAATTTTTAGAACATCTTGTGAGCGAAGGAAGTCAGGATGTGCATGTACACAATGCATTGGGTAAAATCATCATTGATACAAATAATAATCCAGAGCACTTCCTCACTACAAATCCCTACTATGATTCTCGGGTGGTGGGTAAATACTGTGAGAAAAGGGATCCAACTCTGGCAGTTGTTGCATATAGGCGGGGGCAATGTGATGAAGAGCTTATTAATGTTACCAATAAAAATTCTCTATTTAAGCTCCAAGCAAG GTATGTTGTTGAGCGGATGGAACCTGAACTTTGGGAAAAAGTTCTCAACCCAGAAAATCCTTTCCGGAGGCAACTTATTGATCAAGTTGTATCAACTGCTTTACCTGAAAGCAAAAATCCAGATCAGGTATCTGCAACAGTGAAAGCATTTATGACTGCTGATCTGCCGCACGAGTTGATTGAACTTCTAGAGAAGATTGTTCTACAAAATTCTGCTTTCAGTGGAAATCCTAATCTGCAAAATCTTCTCATCCTGACAGCCATTAAGGCTGATAAGTCTCGTGTAATGGACTACATTAATAGGTTGGACAACTTTGATGGCCCTGCAGTTGGGGAAATTGCTGTTGGAGCAGAATTATACGAGGAGGCCTTTGCTATCTTTAAGAAGTTTAATCTAAATGTACAAGCTGTAAATGTTCTCTTAGACAACATTCGAAGCATTGAGCGGGCTGTGGAGTTTGCCTCCCGTGTTGAGGAGGATGCAGTCTGGAGTCAAGTGGCAAAGGCACAACTCAGGGAGGGAATGGTCAGTGATGCTATTGAATCATTCATTCGTGCTGATGATGCTACAGAGTTCCTTGATGTGATAAGGGCTGCTGAGCTAGCTAATGTGTATCATGACCTAGTTAAGTATTTGCTGATGGTAAGGAAAAAGATTAAAGAGCCAAAGGTTGACAGTGAGCTTATCTATGCATATGCTAAGATTGACAGGCTTGGTGAAATTGAAGAATTTATACTGACACCAAATGTCGCTAATCTTCAAAGTGTGGGAGATCGTCTATTTGATGAAGCTCTATATGAGGCTGCTAAGATAATTTTCACTTTCATTTCCAACTGGGCAAAACTTGCCAGCACACTTGTCAAACTTGGTCAGTTCCAAGGAGCAGTTGATGCTGCTCGGAAGGCAAACAGTTCAAAGACATGGAAGGAAGTATGTTTTGCTTGTGTTGATGCCGAGGAGTTTAGATTGGCCCAAATCTGTGGTTTGAACATCATTATACAG gtggatgacttggaagaggtcagtgattactatcaaaacaggggtcgctttgatgaactcatatctCTGATGGAAAGTGGTTTGGGGTTGGAGCGTGCACATATGGGCATCTTTACAGAGCTGGGCATCCTATATGCCAGATATCGCCCGGACAAGCTGATGGAACATATCAAATTATTTTCGACACGGCTCAATATACCCAGGGTTATCCGTGTTTGTGATGAGCAGCAGCACtggaaggaacttacatatttatatattcaagatgatgagTATGACAATGCCgccactactatcatgaaccattctccagaggcatgggatcatatgcaattcaaagatgtagtagttaaagtggccaatgttgaattgtactacaaagctgtccacttttatttgcaagaacacccagatcttattaatgacctcttgaatgtccttgccCTTAAGGTAGACCACACACGAGTAGTTGACATCATGCGTAAG GCTGGACATCTCCGTCTTGTGAAGCCATACATGGTTGCAGTACAGAGCAATAATGTAGCTGCTGTTAATGAGgcattgaatgaaatttatgtagaagaggaagattatgataggcttcgagaatctatagatatgcatgataactttgatcagatagggcttgctcagagg gttgagaaacatgaacttcttgaattccgCCGTATTGCTGCTTTCATTTACAAGAAAGCAGGAAGATGGAGGCAGTCTGttgcattgtctaaaaaggataatctttacaaagatgcaatggaaactagttctcaatcgggtgatcgtgaacttgcagaggaattgctggtgtattttgtggaacag ggcaagaaagaatgctttgcttcgtgcttgttcatatgctatgacttgatcagaccagatgtggctttggaacttgcctggatgaataatatgattgactttgtgtttccatacctacttcag ttcattcgagaatacacaacaaaagttgatgagcttgttaaggacaagttagaggctgcccaagaagagaaatccaaggagaaagaagagaaagatcttgttgcccaacag aatatgtatgctcagcttcttccccttgctttgccagcacctccaatGCCTGGCATGGGAGTGGGCATGGGAGGTGGCTTTCAGCCAGGTATGGGTGGAATGGGAATGCCTCCTATGCCAGCgtatggtatgccacctatgggtggctattga